The sequence cactgtaatggttttGTGGGATAGTAGTTTTTGTGGACTTATTTGCAAGGGTGGTTTATAAGCACTGCACATTGCATTTTTAGTACCATCAGCGTATAACTCTGAGTGCAACATGGTGTCAGTTGTGTCCCAAGCAAGGATATTAGAAGTTATTCCGCGTCTCTCATTCCAGAAATAGCATCCTAACATTCACACCCTACAGTGTATATCCATTTCCTGAAAATTAGTATTTTTGTCCAAAAAGAGCATACCCAACAAGTACAACCCCTCAgttgtatgatgatgatgatgatgatgatgatgatgatgatgatgatgatgatgattgactGCTtgactgaatttatataccaccctagacccagaggtctcagggcggttcacagaactaAATCAGAATATaataccacaaaatatataatcaaaataaaaacaacaaccccataaacgccacccctcccccctcccatcacATTTCCCAATACTTACCAGAAGATTTTCTGGCTTAAGATCTCTGTGGACAATGTTCTTGCCGTGAATATAGACGAGCGCTTCGCACAGATCAGTTATCATGAGAGCAGCATCACGTTCTGTGAATTTCACACTCTCGATTATGGCATCAAACAGGTCCCCACCGGGAACGTACTCCAAGATTAGGTATATTTCTGCATCGGTTTCAAATACTTCAATCAAACTGACAATGTTTGGATGGGAAAGGCTCTTTATGATCAGTATTTCATTTTCAAGCATGTCTTCCTTCCCTTTCAGCTTGGACTTATCGATGATTTTCATAGCATAGTTCTGATTAGTGCTGCGGTGATGACACTCCATCACAACAGCAAAGTTCCCGTCTCCAATGGTTCTGCCAATCTCATAGCTCTTCTCCACATCTGCTCTGCTTGAGACATCATGTCTCAGCTTTGCGTCACTGGCCCTACGCGTCTTGTTAATCTCTTTGATGACTTTATGTTCTTCCTCCTTTTCATGCCTAATCAGTTCACCCTCACTATGACCTACTTTCTCTTCTCCTCCATTAGCTTCCTCCTTCGGTTTCCGTACCTCTTCCCTATTCCCCTGAATTTTCAATGGTTTTTCAGTATCTGTCCGAGAACCCTTGATCAACCAACAGCTTTGGTTCACTCTAGAACATTTCCGGTGCTCCTTCTTCAATTCATAGGCATCTCCTACTATGGTACGCTGACTTTCGATGGGCTTCATCTTTCCCAGTTCTTCATCATGATTCTTATGGCTTTCCAGAGTTTTCTCTCTGTCAACGCTCCTTTTTTGCTTCTCCGAGTCTTTTTTGGCATGGCTGAGAGGGGCTGTCCAGGTACTTTGACAAGCAGCGTCGTTCCATGTAATTTTGCCCTCTTCTGCTGAGCTTTCTGACAATTTCCTGCAATTTCTCAATTTCACTGGCCTTTCTACATGGTATCTCTGACACGTTCTCATACTCAAGTCCCTGCTCTCAAATGGAAGATCAGTCTGTCTTTCCTTCTGCAATTTTTGCCTGAGCTCCCTTTCTCTTTGGCACTTCTCACACCTCACTATCATGTCCGAACTCTTTTCTGCTTCACTTTCAAGGCATTTCTCTTGGTTAAAATACCTCTCGCATTCTCTCGCTTTTCTAGATGGCTTTGCATCTTGCTCTTCATTCCAGTTATCTCTGACCCACCTCTTTTTGGTCCTCACTTTCTCCTCTTGCCTGACCTTGGTCTGACCTTTCACTTCATGCCTATTAATTAGTTTAGGAGATATGGCATCCAGACAGTTCTTGGCAGCTATGGGCTCAAGGCTCTTTTCCAGTTTGGAAGACTTTTCATACAGCCGGTTTTTGGGTTTCTGAGTTTGTTCCCAGTTTTGTGTGGTTCCAGTGCGGGGTGCATAGGGGTTGTCAGGGAAAAGCTCTTGGATTGCCGCCTCCAGGTTCTTCGGGGTTAGCTGCTCCTTTCCCATAGCTATAAAGGCATCGCCTTCTCTAAAGAAGTCAGAAACACTTCGGATTTCCCTTCCCTTCAAATTATACAGTTTTCTCACGCGGTCGTTCTTCCAGCGTGGAAACCCAAGGGCTTCTGAGATGTCAGCGATCAGTTGTTCAAATGTCTGGACAGATCGGCGATTTAGGAGCAGCGTTATCTTCCTCACTGTGTGCCCACATGGTTTTACGACAGTGACAATCCTCGGCTTTACTGGGCTGTTCTCGGAATGAATTGTGTGGAAACCAGTCCGGGAATTAATAAATGGGGAACTGAAACAGTTTGTACCAAAGAACGGCTTCCCAAAACTTCCACGGCCAATTGGTGGGCAAGTGCCTTGCAGTCTTCTCTCCGTTATGCAGTTTAAAGAGTGGTCAAAAAATCCTCGaggttctgcaaaaaaaaagaaagccgtTCAACTTTTGTTCCCTGCAAACTTCTAGTGAACATTTTCTGCAAGTTGGGTGGGCCTAATACACAAAAACTAAGACACTCAGACCAAAGAGCTGCtaactgttaaaggtaaaggtaaaggtacccctgcccgtacgggccagtcgtgtccgactctggggttctgcacccatctcactcaagaggccgggggccagcgctgtctggagacacttccgggtcacgtggccagcgtgacatcactgctctggcgagccagagccacacacggaaacgccgtttaccttcccgctagtaagcggtccctatttatctacttgcacccgggggtgctttcgaactgctaggttggcaggcgctgggaccgaacgacgggagcgcaccccgccgcggggattcgaaccgccgacctgacgatcggcaagtcctaggcactgaggcttttacccacagcgccacccgcgtccctgctaacTGTTAACTGATCCCTATTAGCATATTCATATCACTTAACATGTCCCTTTATATCAGGAATACGTTTGTCCAGTTTGGAACCCCAATTTTCaaggcagatacagtggtacctcgggttaagtgcttaattcgttccggaggtccgtacttaacctgaaactgttcttaaactgaagcaccactttagctaatggggcctcctgctgctgctgctacgatttctgttctcatcctgaagcaaagttcttaacccgaggtactatttctgggttagccgagtctgtaacctgaaacgtctgtaacctgaagcgtatgtaacctgaggtaccactgtattgacatatGTTGTCTCGCACCAAAAATAGACTTTGAGGCATTTGAATGGCACAGAGTGATCCAAAATATGTATTAGAAAGCCAATGGTGTGAATTTAAATTCTATTTCCTAGTCTTTGTGCCATGTTGAGCTTGGTGGGGTTTTTGGCTAACTTTCATTGAAATATTTTCTGGTGAAGAAAAACACACTATAAAACCAAATACCATACATCTGAACAAACAAAAGTTGTCCACAGAGGACTTTTGGAACACTTGTAAGTTAAAACCCAATGGCCACAACACGGCAATTGGAAATTTAgggaaacaaaagaaataaacataCACACATTTCAGTACCCTGTTCTACTTTTAAGGCTATTGGTGGGAGGCAGCACTCAAGATATGTGCTGATTTTTTCCCAGCAGCCTACATCAATATAGAAAAGATATTTCTCCCAAGAAAAGGAGTCAATTCAAACAAAGCATCCGGTCCCAAAATAAAAGGCAGGAAGGGAATTCAAAGTCTTCTAGAATAGAAACCAGCATGTTTTTGGATTTCAAAGAACGTCATGCACATCTCTAACTCAGAAGTTCTTACAGACAAGGTCACTGCAAATACCACAATCCCTTCTATGGAAACAATGCAAAGAAAAGTGATAAAGCCATTTTTCTACCACAGCATGACTTTGGTGctgcaataaaaatacaacttAGTCATTCTGGCCTATGATTTATATAGCtataagcagtgctatttttctagaaaaagaggtgctgaaaatcccttgttcttttataatggcaatggcacccacctgagaggggccggaactgagtttcagcaagttctggctgaaaaaaagccctggctataagAATATAGAGTAGTTCTTCCAACTCCAGAGATACTATAGTTGTAAAGTTAGGACGTGGACCAACTGATTGCTTCCAGTGATTTCTCTCTTTTCCTAATCTAGTGGAACCTCTCGGCCTCCCACAGTCAACAGGCCAGCTACATATACAACTGAAGCACCCATTGTTTGAGCTGGAAGCACAGAGTGCCTCTGAAACCCCAGTCTTTAATAACCTTTGACAACGTCCTAAGTCAATAGCATCTTTACATTGAACCTTAATGGACAAGACAGCTTGACCTCAACGGAAAGAGAGAGGATTGGTCAACTGGAATATCAGGTACCTGGAAAGCAATCCTGGCATCCATGAGATTGATCTCGCTGGGTATCAGGCTGGGCCTTAttcagtggtacctggggttaagtacttaattcgttccagaggtccgttcttaacctcaaactgttcttaacctgaagcaccactttagctaatgggg is a genomic window of Podarcis muralis chromosome 12, rPodMur119.hap1.1, whole genome shotgun sequence containing:
- the DCLK3 gene encoding serine/threonine-protein kinase DCLK3, producing MPAAAPPPPLRPAAGPAPSCGCPCARHHPEPRGFFDHSLNCITERRLQGTCPPIGRGSFGKPFFGTNCFSSPFINSRTGFHTIHSENSPVKPRIVTVVKPCGHTVRKITLLLNRRSVQTFEQLIADISEALGFPRWKNDRVRKLYNLKGREIRSVSDFFREGDAFIAMGKEQLTPKNLEAAIQELFPDNPYAPRTGTTQNWEQTQKPKNRLYEKSSKLEKSLEPIAAKNCLDAISPKLINRHEVKGQTKVRQEEKVRTKKRWVRDNWNEEQDAKPSRKARECERYFNQEKCLESEAEKSSDMIVRCEKCQRERELRQKLQKERQTDLPFESRDLSMRTCQRYHVERPVKLRNCRKLSESSAEEGKITWNDAACQSTWTAPLSHAKKDSEKQKRSVDREKTLESHKNHDEELGKMKPIESQRTIVGDAYELKKEHRKCSRVNQSCWLIKGSRTDTEKPLKIQGNREEVRKPKEEANGGEEKVGHSEGELIRHEKEEEHKVIKEINKTRRASDAKLRHDVSSRADVEKSYEIGRTIGDGNFAVVMECHHRSTNQNYAMKIIDKSKLKGKEDMLENEILIIKSLSHPNIVSLIEVFETDAEIYLILEYVPGGDLFDAIIESVKFTERDAALMITDLCEALVYIHGKNIVHRDLKPENLLVQRNPDKTTTLKLADFGLAKQVTKPIFTVCGTPTYVAPEILAETGYGLEVDMWATGIILYILLCGFPPFRSHERDQEELFRIIQLGHYEFLSPYWDNISAAAKDLISRLLVIDPQKRYTAQQVLQHLWIHTVGKNSSRNLQREVTINLERHFLSQRKAEASNKDS